CTTTGCGCTTCATTCCCTAATCTCCCACAGGTGGTTTTCGGCTATCAGGTTGTTGGGTAGCGCGTAGTCACCAGCCTGTGCCGTGCTACGCCCGGCACAGGCTGGCTGGTGAGTTTTTCCGCGCAGGAACCCGTTCGAATGCCCTGGCCACATGGGCCGCGGTGGGTTCGGGCCGCCTGGTTTCGTTTTCCGCGAGTTGCTTAAACTCGTCGTCCGGGACAGTATCCAGGATGCCCCGGTTTACATTGACGGGTTTGGGAAAAAGATCGCCGGCGGCGGCCTTGGCCTGGTGCAGTTTCTTGGCGAAACCGTCGAACTGGCTGTAGGTGCCCAGAACGCCATACAGCTGTCGCCCGCCGAGAATGGTGAGCTTCTGACGAAAGGCTTCAACGATCTTGGTATTCTTCATTCCCTTTCCCTTTTCCCCTTTGCACATCAGTGCGACCACTCCGGCAAGCGCGTGCTTGGTCGTGAACTGGCGGATGTTATCGATTTCCGATACTGCTGAGCAACCCCTGGTTACGCAACTCATAACTACTAACCTCCCCTAACATTGGGGGGAGAAATTACCGTCGCTACTTGGTTATGAAAATCTTACTACACCAAGTAACAGGACCAGCCATACAACCAACATTGACCAGACCAGCTTATTCCAAAGAAATATCTTCCGGCCGTCAAATCCATCAAATGGAAAAATCGGCAGCAGGTTGAACAAAGCCAGGTTGACGTTTATCCGGGCCCCGAATATTCCCACTGTTGCAAGCCATTCGGTATTTGCCCAATGGGTTAAACCCAGGAAGCAGGAAGCCAATGCCAGGCTGATAACCGGACCAACACTGTAGATCAAACCCATCAGGCTAATTCGCTTGTTATACGGCCAATCTCTTTGTTGAATAAACGTCGAACCATAAAAATATTGAAAAAAACCAACGCCCAGAAAAGACAATAAAGCGCCTAAGGCCAATCCCGATTCCCAGACTTTAAACACGGTTTTAAGGCGAAAGAAACCGGCAGCGAGCTTGTGGGATAGTTCATGGGCCAGTATGCTGGTTCCCGCAACACCCAAAATAAGCGGAATGGCCTCGGGTGATGGATCGCCAAACACGATCTGCATGGCCAGAATACCGAAACTGAAGACGAACCAAGCCAGAAGTAGATGCCATCCCTCTGCGGCCTCGCGCGGTATCTGGTTCTTTGTGCCTGTATGTCTCAATATAAAAGTTCCCGGCTCCCAAAGGTAGCCGTTAACCAACCACAACTGAAGCATCCGCCAACCAAAATCTTTAAACTGCTCATTGAATTCAAACGGTGTGAAACCATAGTGCAGGAACATATTCCATGAGCCGGAGTTGTAACGGTTCACAAGGACATAGTATGTTTGGCATCCTTCTTCCCGAAAACGAGACAGGGCGGCATCCACCAATATTTTACCCACCCCTTTTCTTTGAACAGCACGATCAACGAAAATCCCACCCACAATCCCTACTTTTTCTCCGCCGAGGGTGGCAACTTTCGGGATAACGCAGCCGATAACCTTCTCTTTATCAACAGCAACCAGAGCATCGGTTCGATGCGGTTTATAAGTCAGATAGTAAAAATAGTACCGCTCCAGTATGCTCAGTGTTTTCGCAACTCGCCAGACTGCCGCATCATCACCGGGCTGGACCTTGCGAACAAAAATGTCCCTGCACATTGGCCGCCCCCTCCTCCTCCCTGTAGTCTTCTGAAGGCGCAAGCTCCGGCGGCCCTCCTTCGCCGGTAACTTGTGCGAACTTGTGAGTCTGCCAAGTTATTAAGGCTATTTTGTTTATGTTTGGGATCAGGAACTATTAACTCCCCCCATTATTGGGAAAGGGGGCGTAGCCGACCAGATCCCCCAGGCAGACCAGGTGCTCCACTCCACATGAGGCGATGTCCGACAGGACCGCCTCCCGGGCGGGGGCATTACCGTGGATATCGGAAAAAACGGCGATTGTCATGGGCGGGGGGGGGAAACGCCTATTCATCGTCCTCTTCATCGTCCTCTTCATCGTCCTCTTCCCGGCTATCGCTCTCTTTTTCACACTCGGAATGTTCCTCTTCCTCCGGCGGGATCTCCGGTTCCACCGAAGTGATCCGGAATTCCGGTCTCGTG
This window of the Atribacteraceae bacterium genome carries:
- a CDS encoding GNAT family N-acetyltransferase, with product MCRDIFVRKVQPGDDAAVWRVAKTLSILERYYFYYLTYKPHRTDALVAVDKEKVIGCVIPKVATLGGEKVGIVGGIFVDRAVQRKGVGKILVDAALSRFREEGCQTYYVLVNRYNSGSWNMFLHYGFTPFEFNEQFKDFGWRMLQLWLVNGYLWEPGTFILRHTGTKNQIPREAAEGWHLLLAWFVFSFGILAMQIVFGDPSPEAIPLILGVAGTSILAHELSHKLAAGFFRLKTVFKVWESGLALGALLSFLGVGFFQYFYGSTFIQQRDWPYNKRISLMGLIYSVGPVISLALASCFLGLTHWANTEWLATVGIFGARINVNLALFNLLPIFPFDGFDGRKIFLWNKLVWSMLVVWLVLLLGVVRFS
- a CDS encoding metallophosphoesterase family protein, which gives rise to MNRRFPPPPMTIAVFSDIHGNAPAREAVLSDIASCGVEHLVCLGDLVGYAPFPNNGGS